From the genome of Arthrobacter alpinus, one region includes:
- the dhaK gene encoding dihydroxyacetone kinase subunit DhaK: protein MKKLINDPKLVVDESMEGFGLAHASHVTIHPDPLFVTRKGAPRPGKVGLVSGGGSGHEPLHAGYVGFGMLDAAVPGAVFTSPTPDAIIPATLAANSGAGVVHIVKNYTGDVLNFETAAEMAEAEGVEVRTVLVNDDVAVEDSLYTAGRRGVAGTVLVEKIAGAAAERGDGLDAVAAIGQRVNDNVRSMGVALAACTVPHAGVPSFELGEDEIEIGIGIHGEPGRHRIAMENADGITDRLLEPILADLKPAAGDKVLLFVNGMGGTPASELYIVYRHAVKVLQAAGLVVERSLVGNYITALEMQGCSISVLRLDEEMTELWDAPVNTPALRWGM from the coding sequence ATGAAAAAACTCATCAATGATCCCAAGTTAGTTGTTGACGAATCGATGGAAGGGTTCGGACTGGCGCATGCCAGTCATGTCACCATCCACCCCGATCCGCTTTTTGTCACCCGCAAGGGCGCCCCAAGGCCTGGCAAGGTTGGTTTGGTGTCCGGGGGAGGCAGCGGGCATGAGCCCCTCCACGCCGGCTATGTGGGCTTCGGCATGCTGGACGCAGCCGTCCCCGGCGCCGTGTTCACCTCACCAACCCCCGACGCGATCATTCCGGCCACACTCGCCGCGAACTCAGGGGCCGGCGTCGTGCACATTGTGAAAAACTACACCGGCGATGTGCTGAACTTTGAGACGGCAGCCGAGATGGCCGAGGCTGAAGGCGTTGAGGTTCGCACCGTTCTGGTCAACGACGATGTCGCCGTGGAGGATTCGCTCTACACGGCCGGTCGGCGCGGAGTTGCTGGCACGGTGTTGGTGGAAAAGATTGCCGGGGCCGCGGCCGAGCGCGGTGACGGGCTCGACGCCGTTGCAGCCATCGGCCAGCGCGTGAACGACAACGTGCGCAGCATGGGCGTTGCCTTGGCAGCCTGCACCGTCCCACACGCCGGCGTGCCAAGCTTTGAGCTGGGCGAAGACGAGATTGAAATTGGTATTGGGATCCATGGCGAACCGGGACGGCACCGCATCGCCATGGAGAACGCCGACGGCATTACCGACAGGCTGCTGGAGCCGATCCTGGCCGACCTCAAACCGGCGGCCGGGGACAAGGTCTTGCTGTTCGTGAACGGGATGGGAGGCACACCTGCCAGCGAACTGTACATTGTGTACCGGCACGCAGTGAAGGTTCTCCAAGCCGCGGGACTGGTGGTCGAACGATCCCTGGTAGGCAACTACATCACGGCGCTGGAAATGCAGGGCTGCTCCATCTCGGTGCTGCGCCTCGACGAGGAAATGACGGAGCTGTGGGACGCCCCCGTCAACACACCTGCCTTGCGATGGGGGATGTGA
- the dhaL gene encoding dihydroxyacetone kinase subunit DhaL has protein sequence MGQTLDASWAIDWLRRSAAVIAENRMMLIELDRKIGDGDHGENMDRGFQAILLKLDEGEPETPGAVFKLAAMTLMSKVGGAAGPLYGTAFLRAATAAGEQRGLDSELLAAALAAARDGVVARGKAAVGEKTMIDAWTPAVDAAAAAAARGAGPAELLDAAASAARAGAVSTEPLIARKGRASYLGERAIGHRDPGAESSALLLRAAAEAAAASQASGIGT, from the coding sequence ATGGGCCAAACACTCGATGCGTCCTGGGCGATTGACTGGTTGCGGCGCAGCGCGGCAGTCATCGCTGAGAACCGTATGATGCTCATTGAGCTCGACCGAAAAATCGGCGACGGTGACCACGGCGAAAACATGGACCGCGGCTTCCAAGCCATTTTGCTTAAGCTGGACGAGGGTGAACCGGAAACCCCCGGGGCTGTCTTCAAGCTGGCCGCGATGACCCTGATGTCCAAGGTCGGCGGCGCGGCCGGGCCCCTGTACGGCACTGCGTTCCTGCGCGCGGCCACAGCAGCCGGTGAGCAGCGCGGTCTGGACTCGGAGCTTCTGGCAGCAGCCCTGGCCGCAGCACGCGACGGGGTGGTGGCCCGCGGCAAGGCCGCGGTGGGTGAGAAGACCATGATTGATGCGTGGACACCTGCCGTTGACGCGGCTGCAGCCGCTGCCGCACGTGGGGCCGGACCCGCCGAACTCCTGGACGCGGCCGCATCGGCTGCCAGGGCCGGGGCGGTTTCCACCGAGCCCCTCATTGCCCGCAAGGGCCGGGCCAGCTACCTGGGGGAGCGTGCCATCGGGCACCGAGACCCAGGGGCTGAGTCATCGGCCCTGCTCTTGCGTGCCGCCGCTGAAGCCGCAGCCGCATCCCAGGCTTCCGGGATCGGCACATGA
- the dhaM gene encoding dihydroxyacetone kinase phosphoryl donor subunit DhaM, whose amino-acid sequence MSVGLVIVSHSAQLAAGVVELAAQMAKEVTLVAAGGMDDGGIGTSLEKVMEALERADTGDGVLVLTDLGSAVMTAESALEFLGNPENIRLANAALVEGAVAAAVTAQGGAPLAAVQHAAETALTPGAATALELGSVPGALSGQGPMPAGPAAGPAAGPAAEPGTVTAQLTLINPMGLHARPAAVLAGELGAMDVEIEINGVDGQSVMMLMALGAGQGTELAVSATGPDAQRAVELVRSKVEAGFGEI is encoded by the coding sequence ATGAGCGTTGGGCTGGTTATCGTCTCGCACAGTGCCCAACTGGCGGCGGGGGTCGTGGAACTTGCGGCACAGATGGCAAAGGAGGTCACCTTAGTGGCCGCCGGCGGAATGGATGACGGCGGCATCGGGACGTCGCTGGAAAAAGTCATGGAGGCGCTGGAGCGGGCCGACACGGGCGACGGTGTGCTGGTGCTGACCGACCTCGGATCCGCCGTTATGACCGCAGAATCGGCGCTGGAGTTCCTTGGCAATCCGGAGAATATCCGCCTAGCAAATGCCGCGCTCGTGGAAGGTGCCGTTGCGGCGGCCGTCACGGCGCAGGGCGGAGCGCCCCTGGCCGCGGTGCAACACGCCGCTGAGACGGCCCTGACCCCCGGCGCCGCGACCGCCCTGGAACTGGGTAGCGTCCCAGGCGCACTGTCGGGGCAGGGCCCGATGCCGGCAGGGCCCGCCGCAGGGCCCGCCGCAGGGCCCGCCGCCGAGCCCGGTACCGTGACCGCCCAACTGACGCTGATCAACCCGATGGGCCTGCACGCCAGGCCTGCCGCCGTGCTGGCGGGTGAGCTTGGCGCCATGGACGTTGAGATTGAGATCAACGGTGTGGACGGGCAGTCGGTCATGATGCTGATGGCACTCGGCGCGGGGCAGGGCACCGAGCTTGCCGTGTCGGCCACAGGTCCCGACGCCCAACGGGCAGTGGAGCTGGTGCGCAGCAAAGTGGAGGCCGGCTTCGGCGAAATCTGA
- a CDS encoding A/G-specific adenine glycosylase: protein MHQQVRAWFRESARDLPWRGGCSAWGVLVSEIMLQQTPVVRVQPVWEQWMSRWPTPASFAAESQGEILRAWGRLGYPRRALRVHAAAAMIVEQHDGEVPDTFEALLTLPGIGTYTAAAVAAFAFGRRETVVDTNIRRVHARLVIGQALPAPTLTAAEMKLAADLLPHDPAESVEWNAAVMELGALVCTARSPKCGLCPVRTECAWIAAGQPEPTYMPKGQPWAGTDRQVRGAVMAVLRAADAPIHADLLWASDTELATTAPLAHPAEVATALGKLHDLNTQAPQLERALAGLLADGLAQLSDDGYHLPH, encoded by the coding sequence GTGCATCAGCAAGTGCGGGCGTGGTTCCGCGAATCGGCCCGTGACTTGCCGTGGCGCGGCGGTTGTTCGGCCTGGGGAGTCCTCGTCAGCGAGATCATGCTGCAACAGACGCCCGTGGTGCGTGTGCAGCCGGTCTGGGAGCAGTGGATGTCCCGCTGGCCAACGCCTGCCAGCTTTGCCGCGGAATCCCAGGGCGAAATCCTGCGTGCGTGGGGACGGCTGGGCTATCCGCGACGGGCCCTGCGCGTGCACGCGGCCGCTGCGATGATCGTGGAGCAGCACGACGGCGAGGTACCGGACACCTTCGAGGCACTTTTAACTCTCCCTGGCATTGGGACCTACACGGCTGCGGCCGTAGCCGCTTTTGCCTTTGGCCGGCGCGAGACGGTGGTGGACACCAACATCCGCAGGGTTCACGCCCGCCTCGTCATAGGCCAGGCACTGCCGGCGCCGACGCTGACGGCCGCGGAAATGAAGCTGGCTGCGGATCTCCTACCGCATGATCCTGCCGAGTCGGTGGAGTGGAACGCCGCCGTCATGGAACTCGGGGCCCTGGTGTGTACTGCCCGCAGCCCCAAGTGCGGGCTCTGCCCCGTCCGGACGGAGTGCGCCTGGATTGCCGCCGGCCAGCCGGAACCCACCTATATGCCCAAGGGCCAGCCTTGGGCTGGAACCGACAGGCAGGTCCGCGGCGCTGTAATGGCTGTTTTGCGGGCCGCCGACGCCCCGATCCATGCCGACCTGCTGTGGGCCTCCGACACCGAGCTCGCCACTACGGCGCCGCTGGCCCACCCGGCCGAGGTTGCCACGGCGTTGGGCAAGCTGCACGACCTCAACACGCAGGCGCCCCAACTGGAGCGGGCCCTGGCCGGTCTGCTCGCGGACGGGCTGGCCCAACTCTCTGACGACGGCTACCACCTGCCGCACTAG
- the disA gene encoding DNA integrity scanning diadenylate cyclase DisA: MLRTPEDALKATLARVAPGTPLRDGLERILRGRTGALIVLGMDKTMESLCSGGFEIGIDFAPTRLRELAKMDGAIVCDKDVTKILRAAVQLVPDPSIETQESGTRHRTAERVAIQTGVPVVSVSQSMQIIALYVDGLRYVLEGSEKVLARANQALATLERYRARLDQVTSSLSALEIEAMVTVRDVAVTLQRHEMVRRISEEIAQYVLELGVDGRLLSLQLDELSATRGSGADMVIRDYTDPLVTDVDAAVAALQEIDQADLIDLNLIAGAVGLPAGNDALENIIQPRGYRLVSELKAVPRAVAGRLVDHFGGLQDLMAATIDELMVVDGIGELRARTVREGLSRIAEASLLDRFL, translated from the coding sequence ATGCTTCGCACCCCCGAAGATGCCCTCAAGGCCACTCTTGCCCGTGTTGCACCGGGAACCCCGTTGCGTGACGGGCTGGAGCGTATTCTTCGCGGACGCACCGGGGCGTTGATTGTCCTTGGTATGGACAAGACCATGGAGAGCCTTTGCTCGGGCGGCTTTGAGATCGGCATCGATTTTGCGCCCACCCGCCTGCGTGAACTGGCCAAGATGGACGGTGCCATCGTCTGCGACAAGGACGTCACCAAGATTTTACGGGCCGCCGTGCAGCTGGTTCCGGATCCCAGCATTGAAACCCAGGAATCGGGCACGCGCCACCGCACGGCCGAGCGCGTCGCCATTCAAACGGGTGTCCCCGTTGTTTCCGTCAGCCAGTCGATGCAAATTATTGCCCTCTATGTGGATGGTCTGCGGTACGTGCTTGAAGGCTCGGAGAAGGTGTTGGCTCGCGCCAACCAGGCCCTGGCCACCTTGGAGCGTTACCGTGCACGCCTGGACCAGGTGACAAGCTCCCTTTCGGCACTGGAAATCGAGGCGATGGTCACGGTCCGCGATGTGGCCGTGACGTTGCAGCGCCACGAGATGGTGCGCCGGATCTCCGAGGAGATCGCCCAGTACGTGCTGGAGCTGGGCGTGGACGGTCGCCTGCTCTCCCTGCAGCTGGATGAACTTTCGGCAACGCGCGGTTCCGGCGCCGACATGGTGATCCGCGATTACACGGACCCGCTCGTTACCGATGTTGATGCCGCGGTGGCGGCCCTGCAGGAAATCGACCAGGCCGACCTGATCGATTTGAACCTGATTGCCGGCGCTGTGGGGCTCCCGGCCGGGAATGATGCCCTGGAGAATATTATCCAACCGCGTGGCTACCGGCTCGTTTCAGAACTCAAGGCAGTTCCCCGCGCGGTCGCCGGGCGCCTCGTTGACCACTTTGGTGGCCTGCAGGACCTCATGGCTGCCACCATTGATGAACTCATGGTGGTTGACGGGATTGGCGAACTACGTGCCCGCACGGTGCGTGAGGGGCTGTCCCGGATTGCCGAGGCAAGCCTTCTGGACCGGTTCCTCTAA
- the radA gene encoding DNA repair protein RadA translates to MATKTAKANAGQNFRCAECGWMAVKWVGRCGECQAWGTLEEVGTVVVRTTAATTVVRPAQLISEVDASKAAHNLTGVPELDRVLGGGMVPGAVILLAGEPGVGKSTLLLDVAAKFARNDHGREPQKVLYLTGEESAAQVKLRAERIGAVADTLYLGAETDLGTALGQVEAVQPALLIVDSVQTFSSAMVDGAAGGVSQVREVAASLIAAAKRLNMTTLLVGHVTKDGSIAGPRLLEHLVDVVCQFDGERHSRLRLLRAVKNRYGQTDEVGCFDLTDNGIEGLADPSGLFISRTSSPVSGTCITVTMEGRRPLLAEVQSLLTPAVGSSPRRTVSGLDSTRVGMLLAVLQQRAGVRLDADDSYVATVGGARLSEPAMDLAVALAIVSAKTNRAVHQKMVAFGEVGLAGEVRPVAGINQRIQEAYRLGFTHALVPKSPAGPGDIPPNFTVKQIEHVAEATELLLHG, encoded by the coding sequence ATGGCAACAAAAACGGCTAAGGCCAACGCTGGGCAAAACTTTCGCTGCGCCGAATGCGGCTGGATGGCAGTGAAGTGGGTTGGCCGGTGCGGGGAGTGCCAGGCCTGGGGGACCCTTGAGGAGGTCGGCACCGTGGTGGTGCGCACCACCGCCGCCACAACGGTGGTGCGTCCGGCGCAGCTCATCTCCGAGGTGGACGCCTCCAAAGCGGCCCACAACCTGACCGGCGTGCCCGAACTCGACCGTGTCCTGGGTGGGGGTATGGTTCCCGGGGCGGTCATCTTGCTCGCAGGCGAACCCGGGGTGGGCAAGTCCACCTTGTTGTTGGATGTGGCCGCGAAGTTTGCCCGCAATGACCACGGCAGGGAACCACAGAAGGTCCTCTACCTAACAGGGGAAGAGTCTGCGGCCCAGGTGAAACTGCGCGCTGAACGGATTGGCGCCGTTGCGGACACGCTGTATCTGGGGGCCGAGACGGATCTCGGCACGGCGTTGGGTCAGGTGGAAGCTGTCCAGCCTGCCCTACTGATTGTTGATTCTGTGCAAACGTTTAGCAGTGCCATGGTGGATGGTGCGGCCGGTGGCGTGTCCCAGGTCCGCGAGGTTGCCGCCTCGCTGATCGCTGCAGCCAAGCGGCTGAACATGACGACACTTCTAGTGGGCCATGTGACCAAGGATGGTTCCATTGCCGGCCCCCGCCTTCTGGAGCATCTGGTGGATGTGGTCTGCCAGTTCGACGGCGAACGCCACTCGCGCCTGCGTCTGTTGCGGGCCGTGAAAAACAGGTATGGGCAGACCGATGAGGTGGGTTGCTTCGACCTCACCGACAACGGCATCGAGGGCCTGGCCGATCCCAGCGGCTTGTTCATCTCGCGCACCAGCTCGCCCGTGTCCGGGACCTGCATCACCGTCACTATGGAGGGCCGCCGCCCTCTGCTGGCCGAGGTCCAGTCACTGCTGACCCCCGCTGTGGGGTCCTCACCGAGGCGCACTGTCAGCGGACTCGACTCCACCCGCGTGGGCATGCTGCTTGCGGTGCTGCAACAACGTGCAGGGGTCCGCCTGGATGCTGATGACAGCTATGTTGCCACTGTGGGCGGGGCCCGGCTGAGCGAACCGGCCATGGACCTCGCCGTTGCCCTGGCCATAGTTTCGGCCAAGACGAACAGGGCCGTCCACCAGAAGATGGTGGCCTTCGGGGAGGTGGGGCTGGCCGGTGAGGTGCGTCCGGTAGCCGGCATCAACCAGCGGATCCAGGAAGCCTACCGACTGGGATTCACCCACGCCCTAGTGCCCAAGAGCCCCGCCGGGCCGGGGGACATTCCGCCAAACTTCACGGTGAAGCAGATTGAACACGTTGCCGAGGCCACTGAACTGCTACTGCACGGCTAA
- a CDS encoding FUSC family protein: MPESVRDVASVRFLKRRARLGLRRSYNSLVPALLITLCSVGAYYFSMLVLGHQGPLFAATSAIIALGFSRDPRLRRVLEVGLGCTIGIALGDTLLHWLGAGIWQAALVVFLSVLLARFLDSGAIFTTQLALQSLLVVLLPIPAGGPFTRSIDAIVGGCFALAVTLLVPRDPRRAPKDDVKLMLGELALVLRECASALSYNDSTTAWHALVRARSQQPRIDAMRQGLHGSVEIATLSPLYRRHLQEVEALAKVMERLDYAMRSSRVLARRLTSVINNAALSDVGTLNLAEAISECASAVEELGAAVADTNPRTTLSHARDSLADIAIRLHPSKLEITRMEGEALVLLFRTLMVDLLEVASMDPADARALLPKL; encoded by the coding sequence ATGCCAGAGTCAGTCCGGGACGTCGCGAGCGTGAGGTTCCTCAAGCGCCGTGCCCGGCTGGGGCTGCGACGAAGCTACAACTCCCTGGTCCCTGCCCTGCTAATCACTCTTTGCTCGGTAGGTGCCTACTACTTTTCTATGCTGGTGCTGGGCCATCAGGGGCCGCTGTTCGCGGCAACAAGCGCCATCATCGCCCTGGGGTTTTCGCGGGACCCCCGGCTGCGCAGGGTTCTTGAAGTGGGCCTTGGCTGCACCATTGGCATCGCTCTCGGGGACACTTTGCTGCACTGGCTCGGAGCAGGCATCTGGCAGGCGGCCCTGGTCGTTTTCCTGTCGGTGCTGCTGGCCCGCTTCCTAGATTCCGGCGCCATTTTCACCACCCAGCTGGCGTTGCAGTCCCTGCTGGTGGTTTTGCTACCCATCCCGGCAGGCGGGCCGTTCACCCGCAGCATCGACGCCATCGTCGGGGGGTGTTTTGCCCTGGCGGTCACCCTGCTGGTTCCCCGAGATCCGCGCCGCGCCCCCAAAGACGATGTGAAACTCATGCTCGGCGAACTGGCTTTGGTGCTGCGCGAATGCGCGTCGGCCCTTTCCTACAACGACTCCACCACGGCCTGGCACGCACTGGTACGGGCCCGCAGCCAACAGCCCCGCATCGATGCGATGCGCCAGGGCTTGCATGGCTCAGTCGAAATTGCCACACTTTCCCCCCTTTACCGACGCCATCTTCAGGAGGTTGAGGCTCTGGCCAAGGTCATGGAACGCCTTGACTATGCCATGCGATCGAGCCGGGTGCTGGCGCGACGGCTGACCAGCGTAATTAACAATGCTGCGCTCTCCGACGTCGGAACCCTGAATCTAGCCGAGGCGATCAGCGAATGTGCATCGGCCGTGGAAGAACTCGGTGCCGCCGTGGCCGACACCAATCCCCGGACCACACTGAGCCACGCCCGTGACTCGCTGGCGGACATCGCCATCCGCCTGCACCCCAGCAAGCTGGAAATCACGCGGATGGAGGGTGAGGCACTGGTGCTCCTATTCCGCACGCTCATGGTGGACCTGCTGGAAGTGGCGAGCATGGACCCGGCGGACGCCAGGGCGCTGCTGCCCAAACTGTAG
- the pstS gene encoding phosphate ABC transporter substrate-binding protein PstS, which produces MKALHIGRVAAVLTVGALALTACGTDNVVTPGNGGTSSAPAGPTVTGTLTGTGASSISAAMDAWKAGFESANSGAKIQYSPEGSGAGRKALIAGAVQFAGSDAYLKDDELASAKEKCGPDGAVNVPWYISPIAVAFNVPGVKDLKLDADTIAKIFRGDIKNWNDAAIKAANPSATLPDLAITPVHRSDNSGTTENFTDYLAAAASTVWTDKKSGDWPAALPGENAKGTSGVVKTVTETAGAITYADDSAVTDALGKAELKVGDSFVPVTAEGAAKAVDAAKVVEGRGPNDLSLKLDRTTTVAGAYPAVLVSYGVFCAHYPDAATTDLVKSFGTFVLSTEGQKQAADAAKSAPLSAALAAKAKASIDSISVAK; this is translated from the coding sequence GTGAAGGCACTTCACATTGGCCGCGTGGCCGCAGTTCTCACCGTCGGCGCACTCGCCCTGACCGCCTGCGGAACTGACAACGTTGTGACCCCCGGCAACGGCGGCACGTCCTCCGCCCCGGCAGGCCCCACGGTCACCGGAACCCTTACCGGTACCGGCGCCAGCTCCATCTCCGCCGCCATGGACGCCTGGAAGGCCGGATTCGAGTCCGCCAACTCCGGCGCCAAGATCCAGTACTCACCTGAAGGCTCTGGAGCCGGACGCAAAGCCTTGATCGCAGGAGCCGTGCAATTTGCCGGCTCCGACGCTTACCTCAAGGATGACGAGCTCGCCTCCGCCAAGGAAAAGTGCGGGCCCGACGGCGCCGTCAACGTTCCCTGGTACATCTCACCGATCGCCGTGGCCTTCAACGTGCCCGGTGTGAAGGACCTCAAGCTCGACGCCGACACCATCGCCAAGATCTTCCGCGGTGACATCAAGAACTGGAACGACGCAGCCATCAAGGCCGCCAACCCGTCGGCGACACTGCCGGATCTGGCAATTACCCCCGTGCACCGCTCGGACAACTCAGGCACTACAGAGAACTTCACCGACTACTTAGCAGCCGCAGCTTCCACCGTGTGGACGGATAAGAAGTCAGGCGACTGGCCCGCAGCCCTGCCCGGCGAAAACGCCAAGGGCACCTCCGGTGTGGTCAAGACCGTCACCGAAACCGCCGGCGCCATCACCTACGCCGACGACTCCGCCGTCACCGACGCACTGGGCAAGGCTGAGCTGAAGGTTGGCGATAGCTTCGTCCCTGTCACCGCCGAGGGTGCAGCCAAGGCCGTTGACGCCGCCAAGGTGGTTGAGGGCCGCGGCCCGAACGACTTGTCCCTGAAACTGGACCGTACCACCACGGTGGCTGGCGCCTACCCGGCCGTCCTGGTCTCTTACGGAGTGTTCTGCGCCCATTACCCGGACGCCGCCACCACTGACCTGGTCAAGTCTTTCGGCACCTTCGTGCTCAGCACCGAAGGTCAGAAGCAGGCAGCCGACGCAGCCAAGAGCGCCCCGCTCTCCGCTGCGCTCGCCGCCAAGGCCAAGGCCTCGATCGACTCCATCAGCGTCGCCAAGTAA
- the pstC gene encoding phosphate ABC transporter permease subunit PstC, which produces MSTTKLAHKAKTGRAGTGRTGDKVFSGAALGAGALIVAVLFAVALFLVVQALPTFSAPAADITGGKGFLPYIFPIVVGTLIAAAIALLIATPVGIAVALFISHYAPRQLARGLGYVVDLLAAIPSVVYGAWGASYLASQLKVPYAWLAENLGWIPIFAGPASSTGKTILTAGIVLAVMVLPIIASLTREIFLQAPMLHQEAALALGATRWEMIRMAVLPFARGGIISAVMLGLGRALGETMAVALVLSSGPMIASLVRSGNQTIAAEIALNFPEAFGLRMHELIAAGLVLFLITLAVNMVARWIINRHKEFSGAN; this is translated from the coding sequence TTGTCCACCACCAAGCTCGCGCACAAGGCGAAAACAGGGCGGGCCGGAACAGGCCGCACCGGAGATAAAGTGTTCTCCGGTGCGGCACTGGGCGCCGGTGCGCTGATTGTGGCCGTGCTGTTCGCCGTCGCACTTTTTCTGGTAGTGCAGGCACTGCCCACGTTTAGTGCACCGGCAGCGGACATCACCGGGGGGAAGGGGTTCTTGCCCTATATCTTCCCGATCGTCGTCGGCACGCTCATCGCCGCCGCCATCGCCTTGCTCATTGCCACACCCGTTGGTATTGCCGTGGCCTTGTTCATCTCCCATTACGCCCCGCGCCAGCTGGCTCGCGGCCTGGGCTATGTGGTGGACCTTCTAGCCGCCATCCCGTCCGTTGTTTACGGCGCCTGGGGTGCAAGCTACCTTGCCTCCCAGTTGAAAGTCCCGTATGCGTGGCTTGCCGAGAACCTCGGCTGGATCCCCATTTTTGCAGGACCCGCCTCAAGTACGGGAAAGACCATCCTGACCGCCGGCATCGTGCTGGCCGTCATGGTCTTGCCCATCATTGCCTCTCTGACCCGGGAAATTTTCTTGCAGGCCCCTATGCTGCACCAGGAAGCGGCGCTGGCATTGGGTGCAACCCGCTGGGAAATGATCCGTATGGCCGTGTTGCCCTTTGCCCGCGGCGGCATTATCAGCGCCGTCATGCTGGGTTTGGGCCGCGCCCTCGGGGAAACCATGGCCGTGGCACTCGTGCTTTCCTCCGGACCGATGATCGCCTCTCTGGTCCGCTCCGGAAACCAGACCATCGCAGCCGAGATCGCCCTGAACTTCCCGGAAGCGTTCGGCCTTCGCATGCATGAACTTATTGCCGCCGGCCTGGTGCTGTTCCTGATCACCCTGGCCGTGAACATGGTGGCCCGCTGGATCATCAACCGCCACAAAGAATTCTCGGGAGCCAACTGA
- the pstA gene encoding phosphate ABC transporter permease PstA, whose product MTERKRSALTRGRLPKYTPYAIAASAVIIAAALMALVGFNVFGWAVLSAVLFAVGNVGSSAIVEGRRKATDKLATSLVVGAFLLALLPLISVIWTVLVNGIPGLMTPGFLGSSMNGVTGAVDNASVKDGTTAVGGVYHALVGSVLITLWATLISVPIGLLTAIYLVEYSAGNKFSKVITFLVDVMTGIPSIVAGLFAAAFFAMILGPGTKTGFVAAVALSVLMIPVVVRSSEEMLKIVPNELREAAYALGVRKWRTIMKVVIPTAISGIASGVTLAIARVIGETAPLLVTAGFATTINTNVFAGWMSSLPTFIYTQIMTPTSPSNPDPSNQRAWAAALLLIILVMLLNLGARLVARIFAPKTGR is encoded by the coding sequence ATGACCGAACGCAAGCGCTCCGCCCTGACCCGCGGCCGCCTCCCCAAGTACACGCCCTACGCCATCGCCGCCAGCGCTGTCATCATCGCAGCAGCCCTGATGGCCCTGGTCGGGTTCAACGTTTTTGGCTGGGCAGTCCTCTCCGCCGTGTTGTTCGCGGTGGGCAACGTCGGCAGCTCCGCCATTGTGGAGGGCCGCCGCAAGGCCACCGACAAACTCGCCACCTCGCTGGTGGTTGGCGCGTTCCTGCTTGCCCTTCTACCGCTGATCTCCGTTATTTGGACGGTTTTGGTCAACGGAATCCCGGGCCTGATGACCCCCGGATTCCTGGGATCGTCCATGAACGGGGTCACCGGCGCGGTGGACAACGCCTCGGTCAAGGACGGCACAACGGCGGTGGGCGGGGTCTACCACGCACTCGTGGGCTCGGTGCTGATCACTCTCTGGGCCACACTGATCTCCGTGCCCATCGGTCTGCTGACCGCCATCTACCTGGTGGAATACAGCGCCGGGAACAAGTTCTCCAAGGTCATCACCTTCCTGGTGGACGTCATGACCGGCATCCCCTCCATTGTGGCCGGCTTGTTTGCCGCAGCCTTCTTCGCCATGATCTTGGGCCCGGGCACCAAGACCGGGTTCGTGGCCGCCGTCGCCCTCTCCGTGTTGATGATCCCGGTGGTGGTGCGCTCCAGCGAGGAAATGCTCAAGATTGTCCCCAACGAGCTGCGCGAGGCCGCCTACGCCCTGGGTGTACGCAAGTGGCGGACCATCATGAAGGTGGTCATTCCGACGGCGATCTCCGGCATCGCCTCCGGGGTCACCTTGGCGATTGCCCGGGTTATCGGGGAAACCGCGCCACTGCTGGTCACGGCCGGATTCGCGACGACGATCAACACGAATGTGTTTGCCGGCTGGATGTCTTCGCTGCCCACCTTCATCTACACGCAGATTATGACCCCGACCTCGCCGTCGAACCCGGATCCGTCCAACCAACGCGCTTGGGCGGCCGCGCTCCTGCTGATCATCTTGGTCATGCTCCTGAACCTCGGCGCCCGCCTAGTGGCCCGCATATTTGCGCCCAAAACCGGCCGCTAA